Proteins co-encoded in one Stomoxys calcitrans chromosome 5, idStoCalc2.1, whole genome shotgun sequence genomic window:
- the LOC106090190 gene encoding lysozyme, giving the protein MNVQSLNLKISAVLAIACFALLPPECTSKMFTRCQLAKELLRHDFPRSYLSNWVCLVENESSRSTSKVMQLPNQSVSYGLFQINSKNWCRKGRKGGICNIKCEDFLNDEISDDSRCAMQIFNRHGFQAWPGWVNKCRGRSLPDVSRC; this is encoded by the exons atgaatGTGCAAAGCTTAAATCTTAAAATATCCGCTGTATTGGCAATCGCTTGCTTTGCTCTACTGCCGCCAGAATGCACATCCAAAATGTTCACCCGATGTCAATTGGCCAAGGAGCTGTTGCGTCATGATTTTCCACGCAGTTACTTATCAAATT GGGTGTGTCTGGTGGAAAATGAGAGTAGCCGTAGTACTTCAAAAGTCATGCAATTACCAAATCAAAGTGTTAGCTATGGCTTATTTCAG ATTAACAGCAAAAATTGGTGTCGCAAAGGGCGAAAAGGTGGCATTTGCAATATAAAATGTGAAG attttttaaatgatgaaATTTCGGATGATTCTCGTTGTGCCATGCAGATTTTTAATCGTCATGGCTTTCAGGCTTGGCCCGGTTGGGTGAATAAATGTCGTGGGCGATCATTACCAGATGTATCTCGCTGCTGA
- the LOC106090187 gene encoding uncharacterized protein LOC106090187: MFQFSLSSMVVAVAVLLVHLLTVVLCQTIISSVNLQPIYRNATTKTMAATNAASSMLSESATSTPAYPVTSLSPLPTIRKSTKFFKKPSTVSKKRKAVDVSSIPIGDDTTEWRCPNITVSRSLECGCDLPHTLRCNGDLHGLAVLSENLRASPYSVALLDVSLRNVTFLSDARIFDNVFLRCLIISSGEIKRVHKSAFLGIKGPLLALGLPGNALLAVPWSSLSTLVDLERLDLSNNKIKALGTSDLAALINLEYLDASHNQLSSISQRTFANLRRLEVLKLGGNRLGDYASSLKALMQCHNLRDLDLSANNLSGNLSATSIPVLKNLASLNLNRNLIKSIQNKALMNFSRLTTLSLRHNQIDVLQDHAFYGLGALESLDLSYNGIVAISSASLQHLTRLKTLDLTHNFLRALTSDLITPLPSLVELRLSGNDISIVAKHALDGARELKTLVMEENPLSCDCTMREFAEWLQAAKLVSQELLKITCVTPPKLEGAPLIQVPMEMLSCGDMENLEEDNANIIEQLEAMAKQNHSTNHHVRDLSEEIILHEVHFSADYGLILTWIINLSKNDYMCDAIFVYKEENINEILIDNSPIHCESKMINGQNTVSVIVPDSSSLDVGESYRFCLVMVQEHNPQSDLTVGCSNITQLQISNPDSLPQTRQFKRRPYADLSKYDRSPDSELTSNNGINIDYGINPRKFNTMSSQQQQHTQHTAEGFNDSLPANHSPYEFLNSLSKSFLPGLGLGVLVTSVVVLIWAASRLRQNVNHQNNQNNNNNIMHGDRRSSSPTATTCYAASEHLARLADSENGGTRYLKLQATTSL; the protein is encoded by the exons atgtttcaattctCATTGTCTTCTAtggtggtggcggtggcggTGTTGCTGGTGCATCTGTTGACTGTTGTCTTGTGTCAGACAATAATTTCATCAGTTAACCTGCAACCGATCTATAgaaatgcaacaacaaaaacaatggcTGCAACAAATGCAGCTTCCTCTATGTTAAGCGAGTCCGCCACCAGCACCCCTGCATATCCGGTTACTTCGTTGTCACCTCTGCCCACAATAAGAAAAAGTACCAAATTTTTCAAGAAACCCTCTACGGTGAGCAAGAAACGTAAAGCGGTGGATGTATCTTCAATACCCATAGGCGATGATACCACCGAGTGGAGATGTCCCAATATAACGGTATCGCGTAGCCTGGAGTGTGGCTGTGATTTGCCCCACACTTTGAGATGTAATGGAGATCTGCATGGTTTGGCG GTTCTATCGGAAAATCTTAGAGCCTCACCCTATTCAGTGGCCCTGTTAGATGTCTCCCTGAGGAATGTAACTTTTCTAAGTGATGCTCGAATTTTTGATAATGTCTTTTTGCGTTGTCTAATCATATCCTCGGGTGAAATTAAACGTGTCCACAAATCAGCTTTCTTGGGTATAAAAGGACCGCTATTGGCTTTGGGCTTACCCGGTAATGCTTTACTTGCGGTACCCTGGAGCTCTTTGTCAACGTTGGTGGATTTAGAACGCCTGGATTTatcgaataataaaattaaGGCTTTGGGTACTTCAGATTTGGCGGCCTTGATAAATTTGGAATATCTGGATGCAAGTCATAATCAGCTCTCGAGTATATCACAGAGAACTTTTGCCAATCTGAGAAGACTTGAGGTCTTGAAATTAGGCGGTAATCGTTTGGGAGATTACGCTTCGAGTCTGAAGGCCCTAATGCAGTGCCACAATTTAAG AGACCTCGATCTAAGTGCCAATAATTTGAGTGGCAACTTGTCGGCCACCTCGATACCTGTACTGAAAAATCTGGCCAGCCTCAACCTCAATCGTAATCTCATTAAGAGCATTCAAAATAAGGCACTTATGAATTTCTCACGCCTTACCACTTTGTCGTTGCGTCACAATCAAATCGATGTTCTACAAGATCATGCATTCTATGGTTTGGGTGCCTTGGAAAGCTTGGATTTAAGTTACAATGGCATAGTGGCCATATCCAGTGCCTCACTGCAACACTTAACACGACTCAAAACCTTGGATCTGACACATAATTTTCTCAGAGCCTTGACCTCAGATCTAATAACACCTTTGCCATCTTTGGTTGAGCTGCGTTTATCGGGCAATGATATTTCGATTGTTGCCAAACATGCTCTCGATGGAGCCAGAGAATTGAAGACGTTAGTCATGGAAGAGAATCCCTTATCTTGCGATTGCACCATGCGTGAATTTGCCGAATGGCTGCAGGCAGCCAAATTAGTTTCCCAAGAGCTGTTGAAAATAACCTGTGTCACACCGCCCAAATTGGAGGGAGCTCCGCTCATACAGGTACCCATGGAAATGTTAAGCTGTGGTGATATGGAAAATCTGGAAGAGGATAATGCCAATATCATAGAACAATTGGAGGCAATGGCCAAACAGAATCATAGCACAAATCATCATGTGCGAGATCTTTCAGAGGAG ATTATTTTACATGAAGTACATTTTTCGGCTGATTATGGTCTAATACTGACATGGATCATAAATCTAAGCAAAAACGATTACATGTGTGATGCCATATTTGTTTACAAGGAGGAAAATATCAACGAAATTCTCATTGATAATTCACCG ATTCATTGCGAAAGCAAAATGATAAATGGCCAAAACACTGTTAGTGTAATAGTGCCAGATAGCTCCTCCTTGGATGTGGGAGAAAG TTATCGTTTTTGTTTGGTCATGGTTCAGGAGCACAATCCCCAGTCTGATCTTACAGTGGGCTGTTCAAATATAACCCAATTGCAGATAAGCAATCCCGATTCATTGCCCCAAACCAGGCAATTTAAACGACGTCCCTATGCGGATCTTTCGAAATACGATCGTTCCCCGGATTCGGAGCTAACATCTAACAATGGAATAAATATAGACTATGGCATAAATCCGCGTAAATTCAATACAATGTCAagtcaacaacaacagcatacaCAACACACTGCAGAGGGGTTTAATGATTCACTGCCAGCCAATCATTCGCCCtatgaatttttgaattcgcTTAGCAAAAGTTTTCTACCAGGTCTGGGCTTGGGTGTATTGGTGACCTCGGTGGTGGTTCTAATATGGGCCGCTTCACGTTTGCGCCAAAATGTCAATCATCAGAATAATcagaataacaataacaacataatgCATGGTGATAGACGTTCCAGTTCACCCACTGCCACCACTTGTTATGCAGCCTCGGAGCATTTGGCTCGCCTAGCGGATAGTGAAAATGGAGGAACGCGTTACCTCAAGTTACAGGCCACCACAAGTCTTTAG